Proteins encoded within one genomic window of uncultured Desulfobacter sp.:
- a CDS encoding type VI secretion system-associated FHA domain protein — translation MDNFNISYQSLKEQLKALYAKNADAGAIETHLNEVLANLDTSSRRKILDKLIQEFEPDTSAKPHPPVDAERTIQENMAIDDHLLARIIKLLLGRNASQEEMNSDELLESLTEAINKVLEALNQLSSTINTILVGNQDSDQHLRQVIGYHLEGASNGQPLDVYINQIGQAFHESQQASKQTAHAKVEEILNQLSPEKIAQDAGASRLSPMKKSKYYDEYVHKFEKIEKWFESGRFMESFLREFERNCQKISI, via the coding sequence ATGGACAATTTCAATATTTCATACCAGTCATTAAAAGAACAGCTTAAAGCTCTTTACGCAAAAAATGCCGACGCAGGTGCCATTGAAACACACTTGAATGAAGTACTGGCAAATCTGGATACAAGCAGTCGCCGGAAGATTCTTGACAAACTGATCCAGGAATTTGAGCCTGACACCTCGGCCAAGCCTCACCCACCTGTTGACGCAGAGCGTACCATCCAAGAGAATATGGCAATTGACGACCATCTTTTGGCACGGATTATAAAACTGCTGCTCGGACGAAACGCATCCCAGGAAGAAATGAATTCCGATGAGCTTCTGGAAAGCTTGACAGAAGCCATTAACAAGGTTCTTGAAGCCTTGAACCAGTTGAGCAGCACCATTAACACCATTCTTGTCGGAAACCAGGATTCAGACCAGCACCTCCGCCAGGTCATTGGCTACCACCTTGAAGGGGCAAGTAACGGACAGCCATTGGATGTCTATATCAACCAGATCGGCCAAGCCTTTCACGAATCCCAGCAGGCAAGCAAGCAGACCGCCCATGCAAAAGTCGAAGAAATTCTCAACCAACTAAGCCCCGAAAAAATTGCCCAAGATGCCGGAGCATCCAGGCTCAGCCCAATGAAAAAATCAAAATATTACGATGAGTATGTGCACAAATTTGAAAAAATCGAAAAATGGTTTGAATCAGGGCGCTTCATGGAATCATTTTTACGGGAATTTGAAAGAAATTGTCAAAAAATATCTATTTAG
- the istA gene encoding IS21 family transposase, translating into MLKVDQYDYIRTAHRVYGKAIKELARETGHSKNTIKKILKQEYIGYKQRSKQPYPVLGPYIQEIDRWLGDDKDKPYKQRHTATRIYHRLKSELEYSGGETTVRRYVREAKLRLGLTNQQAFIPSDPTTAQEAEVDWGNCQAVIAGEPVKLKLFCIRSKCSGKHFVRCYPCERQQALFDAHIQAFSFFGGVFPVLIYDNLTTVVQKVFKGKKRHLQESYNRFKAYYNFDPRFCNPGQGHEKGGIEGLVGYARRNYMVPIPHADSLDELNTRLLDDCMAYGEHRIAGQTQSVNELFESEKQVLLPLPTTSFSNVETFMVRVNKYATVIIDKNRYSVPTRYAYMRVQAMVEIDQVIIYWSGRKISTHHRLYGNNKWSLKPEHYLELIRQRPQSFDTARPILQWRDQWPDCLEKLLEHFRRKNGVTKGTREFVTVLMLYEKYAVDKIEAAVKEALKSNVGCSNALKQILHSQNISMESQFDPLSNWETLPPADISAYEQLGGIL; encoded by the coding sequence ATGCTTAAAGTGGATCAGTATGATTACATCCGAACAGCTCACCGTGTTTATGGAAAGGCCATTAAAGAGCTTGCCAGAGAAACCGGCCATTCAAAAAACACCATAAAAAAAATTTTAAAGCAGGAATACATTGGCTACAAGCAACGATCTAAACAGCCATATCCCGTTCTTGGTCCTTATATCCAGGAGATAGACCGCTGGCTTGGCGATGACAAGGACAAGCCATACAAACAGCGACATACAGCAACCCGGATATACCATCGTCTGAAATCGGAACTCGAGTATTCCGGTGGAGAGACGACGGTTCGCCGTTATGTGCGTGAGGCAAAGCTGAGGCTGGGTTTAACGAATCAGCAGGCATTTATCCCATCAGATCCGACGACTGCCCAGGAAGCCGAGGTAGACTGGGGAAACTGTCAGGCAGTTATTGCCGGCGAACCCGTGAAGCTGAAATTATTTTGCATACGTTCAAAATGTTCGGGCAAACACTTTGTTCGCTGTTATCCCTGTGAAAGGCAGCAAGCTTTATTTGACGCTCATATCCAGGCCTTTTCATTTTTTGGAGGCGTGTTCCCAGTTCTTATCTATGACAATCTGACAACAGTCGTACAAAAGGTATTTAAAGGAAAAAAACGTCATCTTCAGGAATCTTATAATCGGTTCAAGGCCTATTACAACTTCGATCCAAGGTTTTGCAATCCCGGCCAGGGCCATGAAAAAGGTGGGATTGAAGGCCTGGTCGGCTACGCTCGAAGAAATTATATGGTTCCTATCCCACATGCTGACAGCCTGGACGAATTGAACACGCGCCTCCTCGATGATTGCATGGCCTATGGAGAGCATCGCATCGCCGGTCAAACACAAAGCGTCAATGAATTGTTTGAATCAGAAAAGCAGGTATTGCTGCCATTGCCGACAACATCGTTCAGTAACGTTGAGACGTTCATGGTCAGGGTAAACAAATATGCCACCGTTATTATTGACAAGAACCGGTATTCTGTCCCGACGCGCTATGCTTACATGAGAGTGCAGGCGATGGTAGAGATAGACCAGGTGATCATTTATTGGAGCGGCAGAAAAATAAGCACCCATCATCGGTTATATGGAAATAATAAGTGGAGTTTAAAACCGGAACATTATCTGGAGTTGATTCGTCAGCGTCCACAATCATTTGATACCGCCCGGCCAATTTTACAATGGCGTGATCAATGGCCGGATTGCCTGGAAAAGTTATTAGAACATTTTCGCCGGAAAAACGGTGTAACCAAAGGTACCCGGGAATTTGTCACCGTGCTGATGCTGTACGAAAAATATGCTGTCGACAAGATCGAAGCAGCCGTAAAGGAAGCACTGAAAAGCAATGTCGGCTGCAGCAATGCTCTCAAGCAGATTTTACACAGTCAAAACATCTCTATGGAGTCCCAATTTGATCCTTTGTCGAACTGGGAGACACTGCCCCCTGCTGACATCTCGGCATACGAACAGCTTGGAGGTATCTTATGA
- a CDS encoding transposase yields the protein MRKNYTGKFKAKIAIQMIREQDTVAELSSKYEVHRSLLTRWKKEALEGLPGVFSTAKKKTENDNQKLIDELYKQIGQLKVENDWLKKKGDTINL from the coding sequence ATGAGGAAAAACTACACCGGAAAGTTCAAAGCTAAAATTGCAATTCAAATGATTCGAGAACAGGACACAGTAGCTGAGTTATCATCTAAATATGAAGTTCACAGATCCTTGCTGACAAGGTGGAAGAAAGAAGCCTTAGAAGGATTACCAGGTGTATTTTCAACTGCAAAAAAGAAAACCGAAAATGATAATCAAAAATTGATAGACGAATTGTATAAGCAAATAGGTCAGCTCAAAGTTGAGAATGACTGGTTAAAAAAAAAGGGTGATACAATCAATCTCTGA
- a CDS encoding IS1 family transposase, which produces MKQYAEIKCPRCGKDDLMKNGHSKNGAQRYLCKNCKKCFQLDYSYNAWRPGVKEQIEKQTLNSSGVRDISRNLGIAKGTVISELKKKRRRK; this is translated from the coding sequence ATGAAACAATATGCCGAAATAAAATGCCCCAGATGTGGAAAAGACGATCTGATGAAAAACGGACACAGTAAAAATGGCGCACAACGATACCTATGCAAAAACTGTAAAAAATGCTTCCAACTCGACTATTCCTATAATGCCTGGCGTCCCGGCGTCAAAGAGCAGATAGAGAAACAAACTCTGAACAGTAGCGGGGTGAGGGATATCAGCAGGAATTTGGGCATCGCAAAAGGAACTGTTATTTCCGAGCTCAAAAAAAAACGCCGGCGGAAGTGA
- the tnpB gene encoding IS66 family insertion sequence element accessory protein TnpB (TnpB, as the term is used for proteins encoded by IS66 family insertion elements, is considered an accessory protein, since TnpC, encoded by a neighboring gene, is a DDE family transposase.): MMNFSPDTKVYLAVGTTDMRKAINGLSVIVSERMQLDIFSGSLFVFCNRAQTILKILYWDKNGFCLWQKRLEKDRFKWPNSPKDVMNITSRELTWLVDGLNINQAHKPLKYSMIF, translated from the coding sequence ATGATGAACTTTTCACCAGACACAAAAGTCTATCTGGCTGTGGGTACTACTGACATGCGCAAAGCGATTAACGGCCTTTCCGTTATCGTAAGCGAACGAATGCAGTTGGATATATTTTCAGGATCCCTGTTTGTGTTCTGCAACCGGGCACAAACCATTTTAAAAATTTTATACTGGGATAAAAACGGTTTTTGCCTGTGGCAAAAGCGCCTTGAAAAAGACCGGTTCAAATGGCCGAATTCACCAAAAGATGTCATGAATATTACAAGCCGGGAACTGACCTGGCTGGTCGATGGACTGAATATAAATCAGGCTCATAAACCCCTAAAATACTCTATGATTTTTTAG
- a CDS encoding integrase core domain-containing protein yields the protein MENTFCIEALEEALRFSTPGIFNTDQGSQFTSLKYLKILQDKNVKISMDSKGRALDNVFVERLWRTIKYEEIYLKDYRTMNEAYQSLKAFIRFYNQERLHQALGYKVPMAIYHAV from the coding sequence ATGGAAAACACATTCTGCATTGAGGCCCTTGAGGAAGCATTACGGTTCTCGACACCTGGCATTTTTAACACAGATCAGGGAAGTCAATTTACTTCTCTGAAATATTTGAAAATACTGCAAGATAAAAATGTCAAAATCAGCATGGATTCAAAAGGCAGGGCCCTTGACAATGTTTTTGTAGAACGACTGTGGCGAACCATAAAATACGAGGAAATCTATCTGAAGGATTACCGTACAATGAATGAAGCCTACCAATCGTTGAAAGCATTTATAAGGTTTTACAATCAGGAAAGGCTCCACCAGGCCCTGGGATATAAGGTGCCAATGGCAATCTACCATGCGGTTTAA
- a CDS encoding IS3 family transposase, whose protein sequence is MIQSISDRRELIDRNHSGISINRQCELLKVSKGALYYKPKTLDSYTLSLMDLLDEQHTKTPFYGSRRLTAYLNSQGHLVNRKRVQRLMRLMRIEAIYPKPKTTRRNENHKIYPYLLKDIVIDKPNQVWSTDITYIRIGNGFMYLTAVMDWFSRYVLSWRLSNTMEGRIPIFPVFKTDYPL, encoded by the coding sequence GTGATACAATCAATCTCTGATAGAAGGGAACTAATAGATAGAAATCACTCAGGAATCAGTATTAACAGGCAATGTGAGTTACTCAAGGTTTCAAAAGGGGCCTTGTATTACAAGCCCAAAACATTGGATTCGTATACGCTCTCCCTTATGGATTTATTGGATGAGCAGCATACCAAAACTCCCTTTTACGGAAGCCGGAGGCTCACGGCCTACCTGAACAGCCAGGGGCATTTGGTAAACAGGAAGCGGGTACAACGCCTGATGAGGCTGATGCGGATCGAAGCCATTTACCCGAAACCAAAGACAACAAGGAGAAATGAAAACCATAAAATCTACCCTTATTTGCTGAAAGATATCGTAATTGATAAGCCGAATCAGGTGTGGAGCACCGACATCACATATATCAGAATTGGTAATGGATTTATGTATTTAACCGCCGTAATGGATTGGTTCAGCAGGTATGTCCTGTCATGGCGCCTCAGTAACACAATGGAAGGGCGCATTCCCATTTTCCCGGTTTTTAAAACGGACTATCCTCTTTAG
- a CDS encoding IS66 family insertion sequence element accessory protein TnpB gives MPRSRKATNEKLSRYWKSNIERWATSGLTQTEYCRRNDLSKDRFTYWKRKFKRQNLPVEFIQLPIPANIHTTGLKLNLGQGVQIEIPDGFTSETLERVLATLRSIS, from the coding sequence ATGCCAAGATCAAGAAAAGCAACAAATGAAAAACTTAGCAGATACTGGAAATCAAACATCGAACGTTGGGCGACATCAGGGCTGACCCAGACAGAATATTGCAGACGCAATGACCTGTCCAAAGACAGGTTCACATATTGGAAAAGAAAATTTAAAAGACAAAACCTTCCTGTAGAATTTATCCAGTTGCCGATACCCGCCAATATTCATACGACCGGGTTGAAGTTGAACCTTGGCCAGGGTGTACAAATAGAAATCCCGGACGGTTTCACCAGCGAGACGCTTGAAAGGGTTCTTGCAACCTTGAGATCCATCTCATGA
- a CDS encoding IS1 family transposase, with protein MDVEIQLSVEGDEFWSYVSNKKNQRWTWYVIERETGIILAWHNGKRTDESCARLMEKLADFPIRYFHTDNWQSYSKFIPAEKHIIGKDNTWRIERRNLNFRTHIKRLNRKTICFSKNENIHDNVIGMYINRYYFSTGSFLEAA; from the coding sequence ATGGATGTTGAAATTCAGCTGAGCGTCGAAGGCGATGAATTCTGGAGCTATGTCAGTAATAAGAAAAACCAGCGTTGGACATGGTACGTTATCGAAAGAGAGACAGGGATTATTCTCGCCTGGCATAATGGCAAACGGACGGATGAAAGTTGTGCCCGTCTGATGGAAAAATTGGCTGATTTCCCAATAAGGTATTTCCATACAGACAATTGGCAGAGTTATAGTAAATTCATTCCGGCTGAAAAGCACATCATTGGGAAAGATAACACATGGAGGATTGAAAGGCGTAATCTGAATTTCAGAACCCATATCAAGCGATTGAATCGAAAAACTATCTGCTTTTCAAAGAACGAAAATATTCATGACAATGTTATTGGCATGTACATCAACCGGTATTATTTCTCTACTGGTTCTTTCCTGGAAGCTGCTTAA
- the istB gene encoding IS21-like element helper ATPase IstB: MNPAVQAVLTQHLKTLKLSTMEKELEGQIRQAHEAACGYDEFLLNLVEAEVQIRQENGRKRRLKEARFPMQKPLETFDFEAAPDLDARLIKELSTGTFIKEARNIILIGKSGAGKTHLATSIGMEACRYGHRVRFITGCGLANELTEAREQQALGRMIKRYAGYGLLILDELGYVPFSKIGAELLFQVLTERHERRSIIITTNLGFGDWTQVFGDANLTAALLDRVTHRAHIIQCNWDSYRLKQTLKSRG, encoded by the coding sequence ATGAACCCAGCAGTCCAGGCAGTCCTCACACAGCACTTAAAAACGCTGAAGCTCTCGACGATGGAAAAAGAGTTGGAAGGTCAGATCCGGCAGGCGCATGAGGCGGCCTGCGGCTACGATGAGTTTTTATTGAATCTTGTTGAAGCGGAAGTTCAAATACGGCAGGAAAACGGTCGCAAGCGACGTCTCAAGGAAGCCAGGTTCCCGATGCAGAAACCGCTTGAAACATTTGATTTTGAGGCTGCCCCTGATTTGGACGCCCGGTTGATCAAAGAACTTTCAACAGGGACATTCATTAAAGAAGCCCGGAATATAATTTTGATAGGTAAAAGCGGAGCCGGTAAAACCCATCTGGCAACCAGCATCGGGATGGAAGCCTGCCGGTATGGACATCGAGTTCGTTTTATTACTGGTTGTGGGCTTGCAAACGAACTGACGGAGGCCAGGGAACAACAGGCTCTGGGTAGAATGATAAAACGATATGCCGGTTATGGGCTGTTGATTCTTGATGAATTGGGGTACGTCCCGTTCAGTAAAATCGGCGCTGAATTATTGTTCCAAGTCCTTACCGAGCGCCATGAAAGACGTTCGATCATCATCACTACCAATCTTGGTTTTGGTGATTGGACGCAGGTGTTTGGCGATGCAAATCTTACCGCTGCTCTGCTGGATCGTGTCACTCACCGGGCTCACATTATTCAATGTAACTGGGACAGTTATCGACTTAAACAGACTTTAAAATCGAGAGGATAA